The DNA sequence aagtactccattggataaaggagtacctaagcaacaggagacaacgagtcagtgtgaagggtgaggtctcagattggcgagacgatatgagtggagtcccgcaggggtcagtccttggacctatactgtttctgttatatgtaaatgatctcccagacggtatagaatcgtttctctcaatgtttgccgatgatgctgaaattatgaggattgaaacagaggatgatagttggaggctacaagatgacctagacagactgagtgaatggtccaacaaatggctgttgaagttcaacccgagtaaatgcaaagtaatgaaactaggcagtggaaacaggaggccagacacaggatacagaataggagatgaagtacttagtgaaacggacagagagaaagatctaggagttgatatcacaccaaacctgtctcctgaagcccacacaaaaagaataacgtctgcggcatatgcgaggctggctaacatcagaacagccatcAGGAACCtgcgtaagaaatcattcagaaccttgtacaccacatatgtaagaccaatcctggagtatgcggccccagcatggagcccgtaccttgtcaagcacaagacgaagctggaaaaagtccaaaggtatgccactagattagtcccagaactaagaggcatgagttacgaggaaaggctgcgggaaatgcaccttacgacactggaagacagaagagtaaggggggacatgatcactacctacaaaatcctcagaggaatcgaccgggtaaacaaggataaactattcaacactggtgggacgcgaacaagggtacacaggtggaaactgagtacccacatgagccacagagacgttagaaggaacttttttagtgtcagagtagttaacggatggaatgcattaggcagtgatgtggtggaggctgactccatacacagtttcaagtgtagatatgatagagcccagtaggctcaggaacctgtacaccagttgattgatagttgagagacgggaccaaagagccagagctcaacccccgcaagcacaactaggtgagtacacacatgtgtgtgtgagcCAGATATAAACACTCCCGCCGTCAGGAGGGCGGGTGAGAGCCAgatatggtgcccaaccacttgtggacggtcggggattgaacgccgacctgcatgaagcgagaccgtcacagaTACAACAAGTCTGTATTTGTATACAAATACATCTGTATATCTAGATACATCATGTATATactgtgcctaaagccactaatacacacgaCATTGAGGCCaatatgacaggttggataactctGACCATTTAAACAAGGGGTGCTATAAGGGGTGCCATACCAGTGCCGCTtatcaagacactagtgctctctagggtggagtacTGTGGCACAGCAACTACGCCATTCACAGCCGGGGTAATTCTGAGACATTATGCATCTGATTTGAGCATCCCACTCTACTGATTGTTCGAGGCATCTTTATATACGGGGATATACTGATTGTTCGAGGCATCTTTATATACGGGGATATACTGATGGTTCGAGGCATCTTTATATACGGGGATATACTGATTGTTCGAGGCATCTTTATATACGGGGATATACTGATTGTTCGAGGCATCTTTATATACGGGGATATACTGATTGTTCGAGGCATCTTTATATACGGGGATATACTGATTGTTCGAGGCATCTTTATATACGGGGATATACTGATTGTTCGAGGCATCCCACTCTACTGATTGTTCGAGGCATCCACTCTACTGATTGTTCGAGGCATCTTTATATACGGGGATATACTGATGGTTCGAGGCATCTTTATATACGGGGATATACTGATGGTTCGAGGCATCTTTATATACGGGGATATACTGATGGTTCGAGGCATCTTTATATACGGGGATATACTGATGGTTCGAGGCATCTTTATATACGGGGATATACTGATTGTTCGAGGCATCTTTATATACGGGGATATACTGATTGTTCGAGGCATCTTTAAATACGGGGATATACTGATGGTTCGAGGCATCTTTATATACGGGGATATACTGATGGTTCGAGGCATCTTTATATACGGGGATATACTGATTGTTCGAGGCATCTTTATATACGGGGATATACTGATTGTTCGAGGCATCTTTATATACGGGGATATACTGATGGTTCGAGGCATCTTTATATACGGGGATATACTGATTGTTCGAGGCATCTTTATATACGGGGATATACTGATGGTTCGAGGCATCTTTATATACGGGGATATACTGATTGTTCGAGGCATCTTTATATACGGGGATATACTGATGGTTCGAGGCATCTTTATATACGGGGATATACTGATGGTTCGAGGCATCTTTATATACGGGGATATACTGATGGTTCGAGGCATCTTTATATACGGGGATATAGCAGAAATGTGGCATAGTTTCTGCCTTCAAAAATGGTAGCACAGAAGACCATCTAAATTCTAAACCATTGACAAAGGAGGTTTAACACAACAAATATATTGAACAAACTGGGTAGAATACCCGGAGAAGCAGACGATAAGAGTCACTAAAGGTCTTCGAAGAGGAAAATTCCCTCTAAGTAATCTCCTAAGTCTGTGTGGCAGCCCGAGAAGAAATTATAGACAATAGATGCGACTGTGTCTATCTGGACGTAAACAGGCAGACGTGTGACATAGATGAGAaagtgatgagagagagaggagggcagtAATGAGAGGGAAGGTCCCTGACTGGCGGAGTGTtgctagcggagtaccacagggctcacgTCTTCTACCAGTAATGTTCATGTCTACATGACCCATCTACCAGGTGCACCACAGAATTATGATCCTTCATCACATGTTCCTAACTTAGAAATGagatgatggtgagggaggcGATGGTGAgatgatggtgagggaggtgatggtgagatgATGGTGACGGAGGTGATAGTGAGGGCCCCACTGATAGTTCCACTTGCTCCTTCAAGATGACTTCGACATAAATATGGAGCCAAACTTCACAATCTTTCTAACTTCACAATCTGTCTAACTTCACAATCTATCTAACTTCACAATCTTTCTAACTTCACAATCTTTCTAACTTCACAATCTTTCTAACTTCACAATCTTTCTAACTTCACAATCTTTCTAACTTCACAATCTTTCTAATTTCACaatctttctaacttcagaatctttctaacttcagaatcttTCTAACTTCACAATCTTTCTAACTTCACAATCTTTCTAGTTTCACAATCTTTCTAATTTCACAATCTTTCTAACTTCACAATCTTTCTAACTTCACAATCTTTCTAACTTCACAATCTTCTAACTTCACAATCTTTCTAACTTCACAATCTTTCTAACTTCACAATCTTTCTAACTTTCACAATATTTCTAACTTCACAATCTATCTAACTTCACAATCTTGCTAACTTCACaatctttctaacttcagaatctttctaacttcacaatctttctaacttcacaatctttctaacttcagaatctttctaacttcagaatctttctaacttcagaatcttTCTAACTTCACAATCTTTCTAACTTCACAATCTTTCTAACTTCACAATCTTTCTAACTTCCGAatatttctaacttcagaatgtttgtaacttcACAATCTTTCTAACTTTCACAATATTTCTAACTTCACAATCTATCTAACTTCACAATCTTGCTAACTTCACAATCTTTCTAACTTCACACTCTTTCTAACTTCACAATCTTTCTAATTTCACAATCTTTCTAACTTCACaatctttctaacttcagaatctttctaacttcacaatctttctaacttcagaatctttctaacttcagaatcttTCTAACTTCACAATCTTTCTAGTTTCACAATCTTTCTAATTTCACAATCTTTCTAACTTCACAATCTTTCTAACTTCACAATCTTTCTAACTTCACAATCTTCTAACTTCACAATCTTTCTAACTTCACAATCTTTCTAACTTTCACAATATTTCTAACTTCACAATCTATCTAACTTCACAATCTTGCTAACTTCACaatctttctaacttcagaatatttctaacttcacaatctttctaacttcagaatctttctaacttcagaatctttctaacttcagaatctttctaacttcagaatctttctaacttcagaatctttctaacttcacaatctttctaacttcagaatcttTCTAACTTCACAATCTTTTTAACTTCACAATCTTTCTAACTTCCGAatatttctaacttcagaatgtttgtaacttcagaatgtttgtaacttcACAATCTTTCTAACTTTCACAATATTTCTAACTTCACAATCTACCTAACTTCACAATCTTTCTAACTTCACaatctttctaacttcagaatcttTCTAACTTCACAATCTTTCTAACTTCACAATCTTTCAAACTTCACAATCTTTCTAACTTCACAATCTTTCTAACTTCACAATCTTTCTAAATTCAAaatctttctaacttcagaatcttTCTAACTTCACAATCTTTTTAACTTCACAATCTTTCTAAATTCACAATCTTTCTAATTTCACAATCTTTCTAACTTCACaatctttctaacttcagaatctttctaacttcagaatctttctaacttcagaatctttctaacttcagaatcttTCTAACTTCACTATCTTTCTAGTTTCACAATCTTTCTAACTTCACAATCTTTCTAACTTCACAATCTTTCTAACTTCACAATCTTTCTAACTTCACAATCTTCTAACTTCACAATCTTTCTAACTTCACAATCTTTCTAACTTTCACAATATTTCTAACTTCACAATCTATCTAACTTCACAATCTTGCTAACTTCACAATCTTTCTAACTTCACAATCTTTCTAACTTCACAATCTTTCAAACTTCAGAATCTTTCTAACTTCACAATCTTTCTAACTTCACAATCTTTCTAACTTCACAATCTTTCTAACTTCACTATCTTTCTAGTTTCACAATCATTCTAATTTCACAATCTTTCTAACTTCACAATCTTTCTAACTTCACAATCTTTCTAACTTCACAATCTTCTAACTTCACAATCTTTCTAACTTCACAATCTTTCTAACTTTCACAATATTTCTAACTTCACAATCTATCTAACTTCACAATCTTGCTAACTTCACAATCTTTCTAACTTCACAATCTTTCTAACTTCACAATCTTTCAAACTTCAGAATCTTTCTAACTTCACAATCTTTCTAACTTCACAATCTTTCTAACTTCACAATCTTTCTAACTTCACTATCTTTCTAGTTTCACAATCATTCTAATTTCACAATCTTTCTAACTTCACAATCTTTCTAACTTCACAATCTTTCTAACTTCACAATCTTCTAACTTCACAATCTTTCTAACTACACAATCTTTCTAACTTTCACAATATTTCTAACTTCACAATCTATCTAACTTCACAATCTTGCTAACTTCACAATCTTTCTAACTTCACAATCTTTCTAACTTCACaatctttctaacttcagaatcttTCTAACTTCACAATCTTTCTAACTTCACAATCTTTCTAACTTCACAATCTTTCTAACTTCACTATCTTTCTAGTTTCACAATCTTTCTAATTTCACAATCTTGCTAACTTCACAATCTTTCTAACTTCACAATCTTTCTAACTTCACAATCTTCTAACTTCACAATCTTTCTAACTTCACAATATTTCTAACTTCACAATCTTTCTAACTTTCACAATATTTCTAACTTCACAATATTTCTAACTTCACAATCTTTCTAACTTTCACAATATTTCTAACTTCACAATCTTTCTAACTTTCACAATATTTCTAACTTCACAATCTTTCTAACTTTCACAATCTTTCTAACTTTCACAatatttccaacttcagaatctcTCTAACTTCACAATAAGTTATATTTCTAACTTGTATAtatgatggtaaaatattaaacaaaactgtacatgacttttgtgagagccATCAGGAACACTGacagttgtgtggggtctatatggtgacagttgtgtggcgtctatatggtgacagttgtgtggggtctatatggtgacagttgtgtggggtctatatggtgacagttgtgtggggtctatatggtgacagttgtgtggggtctatatggtgacagttgtgtggcgtctatatggtgacagttgtgtggtgtctatatggtgacagttgtgtggcgtctatatggtgagagttgtgtggggtctatatggtgacagttgtgtggggtctatatggtgacagttgtgtggggtctatatggtgacagttgtgtggcgtctatatggtgacagttgtgtggtgtctatatggtgacagttgtgtggcgtctatatggtgacagttgtgtggggtctatatggtgacagttgtgtggggtctatatggtgacagttgtgtggcgtctatatggtgacagttgtgtggtgtctatatggtgacagttgtgtggcgtctatatggtgacagttgtgtggggtctatatggtgacagttgtgtggggtctatatggtgacagttgtgtggcgtctatatggtgacagttgtgtggtgtctatatggtgacagttgtgtggcgtctatatggtgacagttgtgtggcgtctatatggtgacagttgtgtggggtctatatggtgacagttgtgtggcgtctatatggtgacagttgtgtggcgtctatatggtgacagttgtgtggggtctatatgGTGaaagttgtgtggggtctatatggtgacagttgtgtggcgtctatatggtgacagttgtgtggggtctatatggtgacagttgtgtggcgtctatatggtgacagttgtgtggcgtctatatggtgacagttgtgtggggtctatatggtgacagttgtgtggcgtctatatggtgacagttgtgtggggtctatatggtgacagttgtgtggcgtctatatggtgacagttgtgtggcgtctatatggtgacagttgtgtggggtctatatgGTGaaagttgtgtggggtctatatggtgacagttgtgtggggtctatatggtgacagttgtgtggcgtctatatggtgacagttgtgtggcgtCTATATGGTGaaagttgtgtggggtctatatggtgacagttgtgtggggtctatatggtgacagttgtgtggcgtctatatggtgacagttgtgtggcgtctatatggtgacagttgtgtggcgtctatatggtgacagttgtgtggcgtctatatggtgacagttgtgtggggtctatatggtgacagttgtgtggcgtctatatggtgacagttgtgtggtgtctatatggtgacagttgtgtggcgtctatatggtgacagttgtgtggcgtctatatggtgacagttgtgtggcgtctatatggtgacagttgtgtggggtctatatggtgacagttgtgtggcgtctatatggtgacagttgtgtggtgtctatatggtgacagttgtgtggcgtctatatggtgacagttgtgtggcgtctatatggtgacagttgtgtggcgtctata is a window from the Procambarus clarkii isolate CNS0578487 chromosome 48, FALCON_Pclarkii_2.0, whole genome shotgun sequence genome containing:
- the LOC138351178 gene encoding uncharacterized protein, whose protein sequence is MPRTISISPYIKMPRTISISPYIKMPRTISISPYIKMPRTISISPYIKMPRTISISPYIKMPRTISISPYIKMPRTISISPYIKMPRTISISPYIKMPRTISISPYIKMPRTISISPYIKMPRTISISPYLKMPRTISISPYIKMPRTISISPYIKMPRTISISPYIKMPRTISISPYIKMPRTISISPYIKMPRTISISPYIKMPRTISRVDASNNQ